The Streptomyces durmitorensis genome contains the following window.
ACCGGCACCGGCACCGGTGGCCAACTCCGCGTCGTAGCGCAGTTCGAGGGCGAGGAGCCGCGCCTCCTCAAGGCGCGGTACGAGCGCGTGGCCCGCCGCATCCGCGGGCAGCCCGCCCAGCGGTGCGCCGCGCCACAGGGAGAGCGCGCCGGACGCGGCGTCCGCGCAGCCGTCCCAGTCACGTTGCGCGTGCGCGGCACGGGCCTGCGCGACCAACTGCTCGAAGACCCGCACGTCCAGCTCACCGTCGGCCACCCGCAGCCGGTACCCCGGAGGCACCGCCCGCAGCCGTTCCGGATCGTCGAGGAGACGGCGCAGCCGCGTCACGTGGTTCTGCAGCGAGGCGTGCGCGGACGCGGGCGGCGCGCCGCCCCACAGTGCGTCCTTGAGGGCGTCGACGGATACCACCCGGCCCGGTTCGAGCAGCAGCGCGGCCAGCAGGGCCCGGCCCTTGGCGCTCTGCACGGGCTGGGGCTCGCCGTCGGCGTCGTACACGGCAGGCGCGCCCAGGAGTCCGAATCGCAACCCGTCGCACCGCACGTCCACGCCATCTCCCGCCAACCGTTGGCCACATGTTAGCGATCGGTTGGCGGGCCCTGATGGAATCAACACATCGGGCCCGGCCCCGCCGGTACTCGCGCCAAGCGCGTAACTCGGGGGAGTGTCACCGTTGTGGCCGGGCCCGCTCAGTTTCTGCGATGCACCCTCAACTTCCTTACGGGGTGGAGAAGTTGAGGTGCTCGCGGAATCGAAGCAGCCGCGCGGGAGTCACCGTATCCACGCGAGCGTCACCGTACCCACGCGGCGAGCACCTGCCCGCGGACCCCGGCCACACGCACCGGCCTCCGGATTCCAGCACCAGGTGCTCACCGATCTCCCACCATTCGCTCACGCGGATGAGGCCCGCCATGACGCCCCGCGGTGGTATCCCCGGGTAACACCCGCGGCGCCCCTCATCCCGAAGGCAGCCGCACCGTGAACACCGCCCCCTCCCCCGGCGTGCTCCGCGCCGTCACCGTCCCGTCGTGCCCCTCCACCAGCTGGCGGACGATCGCGAGGCCGAGCCCGCTGCCGCCGGTCGCCCGCGTACGTGACTTGTCCGCGCGCCAGAAGCGGTCGAAGACGTGCGGCAGGTCATCGGGATCGATGCCGGTACCGGTGTCGGCGACCTCCACCACCACCGCGTCGAGCGTGGCCCGGCAGCTGATCGTGACGCTGCCGCCCTCCGGGGTGTGCCGGACCGCGTTGGAGACCAGGTTGCCGATCGCCTGCCGGAGCCGGAGCGGGTCGGCCGTGAAACAGGGGTCGCCGAGCGTCGTCGCGCTCAGCCGTACGCCCGCCGCCTCGGCCCCGGCCTGGTGCGCCGCCGCGACCTGGTCCACGACGTCGGACGCGTGCACGGGCTCGCGGTGCAGCCGGAGCGTACCGGCGTCGGCGGCGGCGAGATCCTGCAGGTCATTGACGATGTGCTGGAGGAGCAGGGCCTCTTCGAGGAGCGAGGTGACGAGCTCGGGATCGGTGGCGACCACGCCGTCCTCGGCCGCCTCCAGCCAGCCACGGATGTTCGAGAGCGGCGTACGCAGCTCGTGCGCGACGTCGCTCACCATGGCCTGGCGCTGGTCCTCAAGGGCCTTGCGGTGGGCGGCCATGTCGTTGAAGGCGTCGGCGAGCTGGCGGATCTCGCCCGCCGATCCCGCCGAGCGCGCCGTGACGGGTTCCGCGGCCTCGCCCGTCTTCATCCGCTGGGTCGCGGCGGTCAGCGCCCGCAGCGGGCGGGTCAGCCGGGTCGCGGCGAAGGCGGTCACGGCGACCGTCACCGCGAGGATGCCCGCCGAGAGGCCCGCGAGCCGGGTGGTGTTGGCCCCCGAGAGGCTGAACCGCGAGCTCTCGACCGCGCGGGCCACCGCGGTGCGCGAACCGTCGGAGCTGGTGACGAAGAGGAGCGCGGGCTCGGAGACGTACAGCCCGAGCTGCTCGCGCCGGGCGCTGCCCACACAGGCGGCGGTCTTGGTGTCGTACTCGTTGCCGACACGGCTGACACCGCCCGTCGGTTCAGGGACGTACGACGATGCCGAAGGGGTGCTCGTGGGCGTGCCCGGCTCCTTGGTCGGAACACTCGGCTCCGGTCCGACCCGGCCGCCGCCCGGCTCCGGTCCGACCCGGCCGCCGCCCGGCTCCACGGGCCTGTCCGTCGCCGTCTCCGCGTCCGTGGGGATGTAGCGCCCGGAATCACGGTCGAACACGCCCAGCGACTGCCACCACGTCAGATCGAGCCCGACCTTGACGGGCGGGGCGTCCCCGCGGCGCAGGCACGCGTTGGTGAGCTCGTTGAGCCGGTCGAGCGCCTTGCTCTCCGTACGGGTGGGCATGTCGAGCCGGTAGTCATGGCAGCTGGAGTCGAGGAGCTGGGACGGATCGTTGGGCGCCTCGACGCGCGGACGCCCGCTGGGCCCTTGGACGACCCGGGCGGAGACCCCGAGGTCCTGCATGCAGCCCACGATGCTCCCGGCCACCTTCCCCAGCTCTTTCCGCTCCGTCCCCGGCAGCCGGAAGGGCCCGACCGCACGCGGATCGATGCGGTCCTGGCCCCCGGCCTCCGCGTCCGCGCTCCCCGCACCGGCGGTCAACGCCCCGTCGACGGCCAGCGGATCGACGACGGCCGAGGCCTTGGACGGCAGCTCGTCACCGGAAGACCCCTTGCCGCCCTTGCCTCCCTTACCCCGCGAGTCGGCGATGACGACACGGTCCTGCGTGGTCAGGGTGATGCGCCGCCCGGTCTGCCGGGCCAGCTCCCGCACGGTCTTCTCGGCGCCCTGCCACCCGGGCGCACCGGCCGCGAGGCCGAGCAGTTCGTCGTAGACACGGGCGTCGTCGGCGAGCACCTGCCCCTGTTCCTGCCGGATCGCGCCGGACGTGGTCTGCGCGGCCAGCCAGGCGGTGGCGGCGATCGAGACCACGGAGACGAGCACGGAGACGGCCAGCAGCCGGGGCAGCAGGCTCTTGCGGAACGGTATGTCACGCGCCATGGCGCGCCGCCCCGACGGCCGCGCCCGTGAGCTTGTACCCGACGCCGAAGACGGTCACGAGATGCCGGGGCCTGCGCGGATCGACCTCGATCTTCTTGCGCAGATTCAGGATGTGTACGTCGACGGTGCGCACGGATATGTACCCGGACGACCCGTGGATACGATCGAGCAGCTGGGGCCGTGTGAACACCCG
Protein-coding sequences here:
- a CDS encoding sensor histidine kinase, with product MARDIPFRKSLLPRLLAVSVLVSVVSIAATAWLAAQTTSGAIRQEQGQVLADDARVYDELLGLAAGAPGWQGAEKTVRELARQTGRRITLTTQDRVVIADSRGKGGKGGKGSSGDELPSKASAVVDPLAVDGALTAGAGSADAEAGGQDRIDPRAVGPFRLPGTERKELGKVAGSIVGCMQDLGVSARVVQGPSGRPRVEAPNDPSQLLDSSCHDYRLDMPTRTESKALDRLNELTNACLRRGDAPPVKVGLDLTWWQSLGVFDRDSGRYIPTDAETATDRPVEPGGGRVGPEPGGGRVGPEPSVPTKEPGTPTSTPSASSYVPEPTGGVSRVGNEYDTKTAACVGSARREQLGLYVSEPALLFVTSSDGSRTAVARAVESSRFSLSGANTTRLAGLSAGILAVTVAVTAFAATRLTRPLRALTAATQRMKTGEAAEPVTARSAGSAGEIRQLADAFNDMAAHRKALEDQRQAMVSDVAHELRTPLSNIRGWLEAAEDGVVATDPELVTSLLEEALLLQHIVNDLQDLAAADAGTLRLHREPVHASDVVDQVAAAHQAGAEAAGVRLSATTLGDPCFTADPLRLRQAIGNLVSNAVRHTPEGGSVTISCRATLDAVVVEVADTGTGIDPDDLPHVFDRFWRADKSRTRATGGSGLGLAIVRQLVEGHDGTVTARSTPGEGAVFTVRLPSG